The Clostridiaceae bacterium HFYG-1003 genome includes a window with the following:
- a CDS encoding ectonucleotide pyrophosphatase/phosphodiesterase has product MHEHIVVISLDAMGTADFNQLKDTPGFQYLLENGTYCDQVTSVCPSLTYPAHCSIVTGKMPRNHGIINNTKIQPDRDQPEWFWYRKDIHGETIWDIAHKQKKSVASLLWPVTGRSNIKYNLPEIIPVRAYQTQVSQVMAAGSPRYCLELDNKFKHLRKGIAQPWLDHFVHASAKYTFSKYQPYLTLVHYVDLDSMRHEHGLDSEEARQAILRHGERINDWINFLRESGKLETTVFIVLGDHYHRAVKKVIRPNVFLRKLGLIKMIENDILDWKAYFKSCDGSGYIYVDKRHPEVVELIRDNLTVLSAYEENGLLRFMDGSTAASRGADPNCTFMLCACDGYYFSESPIGEFIEDVENDPALYRSCHGYEPHLPDYQTVFLMSGPGIRSGHRIAAMNLIDEGPTIAKLMGSSLCGVDGRIRYDFFSDILP; this is encoded by the coding sequence ATGCACGAACACATCGTCGTGATTTCACTGGATGCCATGGGTACAGCTGATTTCAATCAGTTGAAAGACACCCCTGGATTTCAATATCTCCTGGAAAACGGGACTTACTGCGACCAGGTCACCAGTGTCTGCCCCTCCCTGACCTACCCGGCCCATTGTTCGATCGTTACCGGTAAAATGCCGCGCAATCACGGCATCATTAATAATACAAAGATCCAGCCTGATCGGGATCAGCCCGAATGGTTCTGGTACCGCAAGGATATCCACGGTGAAACTATCTGGGATATCGCCCATAAGCAGAAGAAGTCCGTAGCTTCCCTGCTGTGGCCTGTTACAGGGCGCAGCAATATCAAGTACAACCTTCCGGAAATCATTCCGGTCAGAGCCTACCAGACGCAGGTCTCGCAGGTGATGGCGGCCGGCAGCCCCAGATACTGCCTGGAACTCGACAATAAGTTCAAGCATCTGCGCAAGGGCATCGCTCAGCCCTGGCTGGATCATTTTGTCCATGCCAGCGCCAAATATACCTTCAGCAAATATCAGCCCTATCTGACTCTGGTCCATTATGTCGATCTGGATTCCATGCGCCATGAACACGGACTGGATTCAGAAGAAGCTCGCCAGGCGATATTGCGGCACGGAGAGCGGATCAATGACTGGATCAACTTCCTTAGGGAATCCGGCAAGCTGGAAACTACTGTATTCATCGTTCTGGGCGACCATTACCACCGGGCCGTAAAGAAGGTTATCCGGCCGAATGTCTTTTTACGAAAGCTCGGCCTGATTAAAATGATCGAGAATGACATACTGGACTGGAAAGCGTACTTCAAGAGCTGTGACGGCTCCGGCTATATTTACGTGGATAAACGGCATCCGGAAGTCGTGGAACTGATCCGCGACAATCTGACCGTTCTGTCCGCCTATGAGGAAAACGGACTCCTCCGTTTCATGGATGGATCGACGGCAGCCTCACGGGGCGCCGACCCCAACTGCACGTTCATGCTCTGTGCCTGTGATGGTTATTATTTCAGCGAATCCCCCATCGGAGAATTCATCGAGGATGTCGAGAATGATCCAGCCCTGTACCGGTCCTGTCACGGCTATGAACCGCACCTTCCGGACTATCAAACAGTGTTCCTGATGTCTGGTCCTGGCATCCGCTCCGGTCACCGGATCGCGGCGATGAATCTGATTGATGAAGGCCCGACCATCGCCAAGCTCATGGGTTCTTCTCTCTGTGGCGTTGACGGAAGGATTCGCTATGATTTCTTCAGTGACATCCTGCCGTAA